In Perca fluviatilis chromosome 11, GENO_Pfluv_1.0, whole genome shotgun sequence, the following proteins share a genomic window:
- the ndufv2 gene encoding NADH dehydrogenase [ubiquinone] flavoprotein 2, mitochondrial encodes MFLSAAVRSAVSQTVRSLHRSAARAGAGGIFVHRDTPDNNSDTPFDFTEENKKRIEAIISMYPVGHKQAATIPVLDLAQRQHGWLPISAMNKVAEVLEIAPMRVYEVATFYTMFLRQPVGKYFIQICTTTPCMLCNSDSILEAIQNKLGIKVGETTPDKMFTLIEVECLGACVNAPMVQINDNYYEDLSPKDIEDIIDELKAGRIPPPGPRNGRFSCEPAGGLTSLTEPPKGPGFGVRPDL; translated from the exons ATGTTTTTGTCTGCTGCAGTCCGCTCTGCAGTATCGCAGACG GTCAGGAGTCTGCATCGTTCTGCTGCACGCGCTGGAGCTGGTGGAATCTTTGTT CACAGAGATACTCCTGACAACAACTCAGATACTCCTTTTGACTTCACTgaggaaaacaaaaag AGGATTGAGGCTATCATTTCAATGTACCCTGTTGGACATAAGCAAGCAGCCACCATCCCAGTGTTGGATTTAGCCCAGAGGCAACATGGATGGCTCCCTATCTCCGCCATGAACAAG gTCGCTGAGGTGCTAGAAATTGCTCCAATGAGAGTGTATGAAGTAGCAACATTCTATACGATGTTCCTGCGTCAGCCTGTGGGAAAATACTTCATTCAGATCTGCACAACAACACCCTGCATGCTTTGCAACTCAGACAGCATCCTGGAGGCCATCCAAAACAAACTGG GTATCAAGGTTGGAGAGACTACTCCAGACAAGATGTTCACGCTAATAGAAGTGGAATGCCTAGGTGCCTGTGTAAATGCTCCAATGGTCCAGATCAACGACAACTATTAT GAGGACCTCTCACCTAAGGACATTGAGGACATTATTGATGAACTTAAAGCAGGCAGAATCCCACCACCTGGGCCTAG GAACGGCCGTTTCTCCTGTGAGCCTGCAGGCGGATTGACTTCTCTGACAGAGCCTCCTAAAGGACCAGGCTTCGGTGTAAGACCGGACCTGTAG